One region of Ananas comosus cultivar F153 linkage group 9, ASM154086v1, whole genome shotgun sequence genomic DNA includes:
- the LOC109715168 gene encoding glycerol-3-phosphate acyltransferase 3-like gives MAEALGSSSAEMDLDRPNLEEYLPTDSIQDSPKNLHLRDLLDISPTLTEAAGAIVDDSFTRCFKSNPPEPWNWNIYLFPLWCLGVVVRYGILFPLRVAVLAIGWIVFFSAFFPVHFLLKGYPKWRRKLERKLVEMMCSVFVASWTGVVKYHGPRPSTRPHQVFVANHTSMIDFIILEQMTAFAVIMQKHPGWVGFIQKTILESVGCIWFNRTESKDRGVVGRKLREHVQGVDNNPLLIFPEGTCVNNHYTVMFKKGAFELGCAVCPIAIKYNKIFVDAFWNSKKQSFTMHLVRLMTSWAVVCDVWYLEPQYLRPGETPIEFAERVRDMISARAGLKKVPWDGYLKYFRPSPKHTERKQQIFAESILRRLERK, from the exons ATGGCTGAAGCTCTGGGCTCGTCGAGCGCGGAGATGGATCTCGACCGTCCCAACCTCGAGGAGTACCTCCCCACCGACTCCATCCAAGACTCCCCCAAAAACCTCCACCT GAGGGACCTGCTCGATATCTCCCCCACGCTCACCGAGGCCGCGGGCGCCATCGTTGAT GACTCATTCACTCGCTGCTTTAAATCAAATCCTCCAGAACCATGGAATTGGAATATATATTTGTTCCCTCTATGGTGCCTCGGAGTCGTTGTAAGATATGGGATTCTTTTTCCACTCAG AGTTGCAGTCTTGGCGATAGGGTGGATAGTATTTTTTTCTGCCTTCTTCCCTGTACATTTCTTATTGAAAGGGTATCCCAAGTGGAGGCGCAAACTAGAG AGAAAATTGGTTGAGATGATGTGCAGTGTATTTGTTGCTTCATGGACTGGAGTCGTAAAATATCATGGACCACGCCCAAGCACGCGCCCTCATCAG GTATTTGTTGCTAATCACACCTCCATGATCGATTTCATCATTTTAGAACAAATGACTGCATTTGCTGTTATCATGCAAAAACATCCTGGATGGGTTG GATTTATTCAGAAGACCATCTTAGAAAGTGTAGGATGTATTTGGTTCAACCGAACGGAGTCTAAGGATCGCGGAGTTGTCGGGCGGAA GCTAAGAGAACATGTTCAAGGAGTAGACAACAACCCTCTTCTGATATTTCCAGAAGGAACCTGCGTAAACAATCACTACACTGTCATGTTTAAGAAG GGTGCTTTTGAGCTTGGATGTGCTGTTTGCCCAATAGCAATCAAATACAACAAAATTTTTGTGGATGCCTTCTGGAACAGTAAGAA GCAATCTTTTACCATGCATCTGGTCCGCCTCATGACGTCGTGGGCTGTTGTCTGTGATGTGTGGTACTTGGAGCCTCAGTACCTGAGACCTGGGGAGACGCCAATTGAATTTGCTGAAAG GGTTAGAGACATGATTTCTGCTCGAGCTGGTCTAAAGAAGGTTCCATgggatgggtatctgaagtacTTTCGTCCTAGCCCCAAGCATACAGAACGGAA GCAGCAGATCTTTGCAGAGTCAATCTTGCGGCGGTTGGAGAGGAAATGA
- the LOC109715122 gene encoding uncharacterized protein LOC109715122 isoform X2, with the protein MDLNRLNLEEYLPTYSIQDSPKNLHVRDLFDISPTLTEAAGAIVDSLLFRLLLLLRQIVARASRVRALPDEPELVEQLHVVVVFGSLHTDIISRWSESFVPRYCVCTDPRFYLY; encoded by the exons ATGGATCTCAACCGTCTCAACCTCGAGGAGTACCTCCCCACCTACTCCATCCAAGACTCCCCCAAAAACCTCCACGT GAGGGACCTGTTCGACATCTCCCCCACGCTCACCGAGGCCGCGGGCGCCATCGTTGAT agcctgctgttccggctgctgcttcttctgagacagatcgtggcaagggcgtcgcgagttagagccttaCCAGACGAGCCAGAGCTAGTGGAGCAGCTAcatgtagttgtagtttttggttcattACATACTGACATTatatctcgctggagcgagagTTTTGTACCACGATACTGCGTATGTACTGATCCACGTTTTTATCTATACTAG
- the LOC109715169 gene encoding peroxidase 57-like, whose product MLTNIFWSLLINLTRGVQELASLHMAAEALSILALLLAACMLTAALSLQLNFYQNSCPRAEAIVQQVVQQHFQQNSSVPAGLLRLHFHDCFIRGCDGSVLIDSTDDSIAEKEAPPNLTLRTFDVIDDIKAELEKECPGVVSCADALALAARDGVALAGGDFYDLPTGRRDGTVSNMGDVHIPSPLFSVEQALSAFQSINLDLEDLTTLLGAHSMGFCHCGFFIDRLYDFRGTGVADPRVDPNLLTTLQQKCPPHLVTIENITQDITVFMNQFSTTFHFSNSFYHNVLNEKALLQLDQDLAFTDYTSTLASQYANDAVLFRKRFSESMIKLGSAGVLMGRDGEIRTNCRRVNNATSISSGAKLSAP is encoded by the exons ATGCTTACAAATATCTTTTGGTCTCTTCTCATAAATCTAACCAGAGGAGTACAGGAACTGGCTTCTCTTCATATGGCAGCAGAAGCACTTTCAATCTTAGCACTTCTCCTAGCAGCTTGTATGCTGACTGCTGCTCTCTCTTTGCAACTCAACTTCTATCAGAATTCATGCCCCAGAGCTGAGGCCATAGTTCAGCAAGTAGTCCAGCAGCATTTTCAGCAGAACTCTTCTGTCCCCGCTGGCCTTCTTCGCCTTCATTTCCACGACTGTTTCATTAGA GGATGCGACGGTTCTGTTCTTATAGACAGCACCGACGACAGCATAGCCGAGAAGGAGGCTCCTCCGAACCTGACGCTACGAACATTCGACGTAATCGACGACATAAAGGCCGAGCTCGAGAAGGAGTGCCCGGGGGTCGTGTCGTGCGCTGATGCACTGGCGCTGGCAGCCCGAGATGGGGTCGCGCTGGCGGGAGGGGACTTTTATGATCTTCCCACAGGGAGGAGGGATGGAACTGTATCAAACATGGGGGATGTTCATATCCCTAGTCCCCTCTTCTCAGTTGAGCAAGCCCTATCTGCTTTCCAAAGCATTAATCTTGATTTGGAGGATCTCACTACACTGCTTG GTGCTCATAGTATGGGATTTTGCCACTGTGGCTTCTTCATAGATAGGCTCTATGATTTCAGAGGAACAGGTGTAGCTGACCCAAGAGTAGACCCAAACTTGTTGACTACACTCCAACAAAAATGTCCCCCACATTTAGTAACAATTGAGAACATTACCCAAGACATCACAGTGTTCATGAACCAATTCTCCACCACATTCCACTTCAGCAACTCTTTCTACCACAATGTGCTTAACGAGAAAGCACTTCTCCAGCTAGATCAAGATTTGGCTTTCACCGACTACACGAGCACGTTGGCGTCGCAGTACGCGAACGATGCCGTGCTTTTCAGGAAGCGCTTCTCGGAGTCGATGATCAAGCTTGGGAGCGCGGGCGTGCTGATGGGACGGGACGGAGAGATCAGGACGAATTGTCGGAGGGTGAACAACGCCACGTCGATTAGCTCAGGCGCGAAATTGAGTGCACCATGa
- the LOC109715122 gene encoding uncharacterized protein LOC109715122 isoform X1, whose protein sequence is MDLNRLNLEEYLPTYSIQDSPKNLHVRDLFDISPTLTEAAGAIVDERENREEGISALSLSLLLVLVRAWWRSSGGVRVSSTSRRGAVRACFRRHSAAGRPDKGAIPPFSTSRRIGFSFREPAVPAAASSETDRGKGVAS, encoded by the exons ATGGATCTCAACCGTCTCAACCTCGAGGAGTACCTCCCCACCTACTCCATCCAAGACTCCCCCAAAAACCTCCACGT GAGGGACCTGTTCGACATCTCCCCCACGCTCACCGAGGCCGCGGGCGCCATCGTTGAT GAAAGAGAGAACAGAGAAGAAGGGATTTCtgcactctctctttctcttctccttgtGCTTGTCCGAGCGTGGTGGAGGAGCTCAGGGGGAGTTCGGGTGTcttcgacgtcgcgccgcggtgccgttcgagcgtgtttTCGTCGTCATAGCGCTGCGGGGAGGCCGGACAagggtgcgattccgccgttctcgacgtcgcgccggattgggTTTAGCTTTCGAG agcctgctgttccggctgctgcttcttctgagacagatcgtggcaagggcgtcgcgagttag
- the LOC109715167 gene encoding ESF1 homolog — MATTSKLEKKKTKKKMEGEEEPHEFRGYGDGDRVEPGGARKKSKKRKLQSMEVPEVSRVKDEKKKKKKKKDENREEDAVEEGEERRGVITDERFAAAQYDPRFRRMPRKEAKVTIDSRFARMFTDKDFAASAAPVDKRGRPRKDGAVNPMLHYYLQQDGEEEEGRLKLEEEEEVKEGSDESESDETTTTTTDEEEDDDDQYSVNSDLCRYLMANHDDTPMIENETHRLAVVNLDWDHIKAVDLYVVMTSCLPKGGQIHSVAVYPSEFGLKCMEIEAIHGPSGLFEDNDDNSEDDSDVDDNKLRSYELNKLRYYNAVVVCDSSATANHLYKTLDGTEFLKTSNVFDLRFIPDSVEFKHPPRDIATEAPVNYKEPDFQTRALQHSRVKLTWEDDEPERKKILRRKFNPNQLDEFNEYLASTDESDEDDDEYNNQNGVGNNDEAEAMPNGETKKRLGREKLLALLQAGDDSDSDKSDDKDMEITFNTELEDLSKRILDEKDKKSETVWEAVLRKRNEKKKARKNQSKHLDDENSDSDNEEAPQQDDDDFFVEEPLDSESSKQKKGLKGKKGQKGSRKDRDESPEGEKEREASRAELELLFADDQDVDQGPKGFNLKPKKVKGKKGKEKSSEDKLPNVDLSNDPRFAELFSSHLFALDPTDPEYKRSAAYVRKRAKKQGKDSQEEEIPEHNLHKPSKQDTPPPEEGLPNIDTVPQPSRVSLEKNELSSTILSLKRNLGTFKNGTKGR, encoded by the exons ATGGCTACGACGTCGAAGctcgagaagaagaagacgaagaagaagatggagggggaggaggagccCCACGAGTTTCGTGGCTACGGCGATGGCGATCGCGTTGAACCGGGTGGCGCTCGTAAGAAGTCAAAGAAGCGGAAGCTCCAATCCATGGAGGTACCGGAGGTTTCTAGGGTTAAGgacgagaagaagaagaagaagaagaagaaggatgagAACAGAGAAGAAGATGCTgttgaggagggagaggagaggaggggggTGATCACGGACGAGAGGTTCGCGGCGGCGCAATACGACCCGAGGTTTCGGCGGATGCCGCGGAAGGAGGCGAAGGTCACGATCGACTCGCGCTTCGCCCGCATGTTCACCGACAAGGACTTCGCAGCTTCGGCGGCGCCCGTCGACAAGCGGGGGCGGCCGAGGAAGGATGGCGCGGTGAATCCGATGCTACATTACTACCTTCAACAGGatggtgaggaagaagaaggtagGTTGAAgcttgaggaggaggaggaggttaaGGAGGGATCGGATGAATCGGAGAGTGATGagactactactactactacagatgaagaagaagatgacgaTGATCAG TACTCTGTTAATAGCGATCTATGTCGGTATCTGATGGCTAATCACGATGACACGCCGATGATCGAGAATGAAACTCACCGGCTCGCAGTTGTTAATTTGGATTGGGATCATATCAAG GCTGTTGATCTGTATGTGGTGATGACTTCATGTCTCCCAAAAGGCGGACAAATTCATTCGGTGGCTGTCTATCCATCCGAATTCGGACTCAAGTGCATGGAAATCGAAGCAATTCATGGACCATCTGGTCTTTTTGAAGACAATGATGATAATAGCGAAGATGACTCTGATGTTGACGATAACAAGTTACGCTCTTATGAGCTCAACAAACTAAG GTATTACAATGCAGTTGTCGTGTGTGATTCAAGTGCCACTGCAAATCACTTGTATAAGACTCTTGATGGTACCGAGTTTTTGAAAACTTCTAATGTGTTTGATTTGCGATTCATTCCCGATTCTGTGGAGTTCAAACATCCGCCTCGTGATATTGCAACCGAG GCACCAGTGAACTACAAAGAACCAGATTTCCAGACTCGTGCTTTGCAGCATAGCAGAGTTAAGCTAACCTGGGAAGATGATGAACCAGAACGCAAGAAGATTTTGAGACGCAAGTTCAATCCAAATCag CTCGATGAGTTCAATGAATACTTAGCTTCCACCGATGAGAGTGATGAAGACGACGATGAGTACAATAACCAAAATGGTGTTGGCAATAACGATGAAGCTGAGGCCATGCCCAACGGTGAAACCAAGAAGCGCTTAGGAAGAGAGAAACTATTAGCTCTTCTACAAGCTGGAGATGATTCGGACTCGGATAAAAGCGATGACAAAGACATGGAGATCACTTTCAATACAGAACTCGAGGATCTAAGCAAGCGCATCCTCgatgaaaaagacaaaaaatcagAGACTGTTTGGGAGGCAGTCCTTAGAAAGAGGAACGAGAAAAAGAAAGCTAGAAAGAATCAGTCAAAGCACTTAGATGATGAAAACAGTGATTCTGATAATGAAGAAGCACCTCAACAAGATGATGATGATTTCTTTGTTGAAGAGCCTTTAGATAGTGAAAGTAGCAAGCAAAAGAAGGGTCTGAAGGGTAAAAAAGGCCAAAAAGGCAGTAGAAAAGATAGAGATGAATCTCCTgagggagagaaggagagagaagcgAGTAGGGCAGAATTGGAACTGCTATTTGCTGATGATCAGGATGTGGATCAGGGTCCCAAGGGCTTTAATTTGAAGCCCAAGAAGGTGAAGGGCAAGAAGGGGAAGGAGAAGTCTTCAGAGGACAAACTTCCGAATGTAGATCTTAGTAATGATCCGAGGTTCGCTGAACTCTTTTCTTCTCATCTCTTTGCATTGGACCCAACGGATCCAGAGTATAAAAG GAGTGCGGCGTATGTTCGAAAGCGAGCAAAAAAGCAGGGAAAGGATTCTCAAGAAGAAGAGATACCGGAACATAATTTGCACAAGCCATCGAAACAAGATACACCGCCACCTGAAGAGGGACTACCAAATATAGACACAGTTCCGCAACCTAGCAGGGTTTCATTAGAGAAGAATGAGCTATCTTCCACCATTTTGTCGCTTAAAAGAAATCTAGGAACCTTTAAAAATGGAACAAAGGGTCGGTAA
- the LOC109715117 gene encoding LOW QUALITY PROTEIN: pre-rRNA-processing protein ESF1-like (The sequence of the model RefSeq protein was modified relative to this genomic sequence to represent the inferred CDS: inserted 2 bases in 2 codons; substituted 1 base at 1 genomic stop codon), translating to MATTSKLEKKKTKKKMEGEEEPHEFRGYGDGDRVEPGGARKKSKKRKLQSMEVPEVSRVKDEKKKKKKKKDENREEDAVEEGEERRGVITDERFAAAQYDPRFRRMPRKEAKVTIDSRFARMFTDKDFAASAAPVDKRGRPRKEGAVNPMLHYYLQQDGEEEEGRLKLEEEEEVKEGSDESESDETTTTTTDEEEDDDDQYSVNSDLCRYLMANHDDTPMIKNETHRLAVVNLDWDHIKAVDLYVVMTSCLPKGGQIHSVAVYPSEFGLKCMEIEAIHGPSGLFEDNDDNSEDDSDVDDNKLRPYELNKLRYYNAVVVCDSSATANHLYKTLDGTEFLKTSNVFDLRXIPDSVEFKHPPRDIATEAPVNYKEPDFQTRALQHSRVKLTWEDDEPERNXILRRKFNPNQLDEFNEYLDSTDESDEDDDEYNNQNGVRNDDEAEAMPNGETKKRLGREKLLALLQAGDDSDSDKSNDKDLEITFNTELEDLSKRILKKKTKSXETVWEAVLRKRSEKKKARKDQSKHLDDENSDSDKEEASQQDDDDFFVEEPLDSESSKQKKGLKGKKGQKGSRKDRDESPEREKEREASRAELELLFADDQDVDQGPKGFNLKPKKVKSKKGKEKSSEDKLPNVDLSNDPRFVELFSSHLFALDPTDPEYKRSAKSLLYVD from the exons ATGGCTACGACGTCGAAGctcgagaagaagaagacgaagaagaagatggagggggaggaggagccCCACGAGTTTCGTGGCTACGGCGATGGCGATCGCGTTGAACCGGGTGGCGCTCGTAAGAAGTCAAAGAAGCGGAAGCTCCAATCCATGGAGGTACCGGAGGTTTCTAGGGTTAAGgacgagaagaagaagaagaagaagaagaaggatgagAACAGAGAAGAAGATGCTgttgaggagggagaggagaggaggggggTGATCACGGACGAGAGGTTCGCGGCGGCGCAATACGACCCGAGGTTTCGGCGGATGCCGCGGAAGGAGGCGAAGGTCACGATCGACTCGCGCTTCGCCCGCATGTTCACCGACAAGGACTTCGCAGCTTCGGCGGCGCCCGTCGACAAGCGGGGGCGGCCGAGGAAGGAGGGCGCGGTGAATCCGATGCTACATTACTACCTTCAACAGGatggtgaggaagaagaaggtagGTTGAAgcttgaggaggaggaggaggttaaGGAGGGATCGGATGAATCGGAGAGTGATGAGACTACTACTACGACTacagatgaagaagaagatgacgaTGATCAG TACTCTGTTAATAGCGATCTATGTCGGTATCTGATGGCTAATCACGATGACACGCCGATGATCAAGAATGAAACTCACCGGCTCGCAGTTGTTAATTTGGATTGGGATCATATCAAG GCTGTTGATCTGTATGTGGTGATGACTTCATGTCTCCCAAAAGGCGGGCAAATCCATTCGGTGGCTGTCTATCCATCCGAATTCGGACTCAAATGCATGGAAATCGAAGCAATTCATGGACCATCTGGTCTTTTTGAAGACAATGATGATAATAGCGAAGATGACTCTGATGTTGACGATAACAAGTTACGCCCTTATGAGCTCAACAAACTAAG GTATTACAATGCAGTTGTCGTATGTGATTCAAGTGCCACTGCAAATCACTTGTATAAGACTCTTGATGGTACCGAGTTTTTGAAAACTTCTAATGTGTTCGATTTGC TCATTCCCGATTCCGTGGAGTTCAAACATCCGCCTCGTGATATTGCAACCGAG GCACCAGTGAACTACAAAGAACCAGATTTCCAGACTCGTGCTTTGCAGCATAGTAGAGTTAAGCTAACCTGGGAAGATGATGAACCAGAACGCAATTAGATTTTGAGACGCAAGTTCAATCCAAATCAG CTCGATGAGTTCAATGAATACTTAGATTCCACCGATGAGAGTGATGAAGACGATGATGAGTACAATAACCAAAATGGTGTTCGCAATGACGATGAAGCTGAGGCCATGCCCAACGGTGAAACCAAGAAGCGCTTAGGAAGAGAGAAACTATTAGCTCTTCTACAAGCTGGAGATGATTCGGACTCTGATAAAAGCAATGACAAAGACCTGGAGATCACTTTCAATACAGAGCTCGAGGATCTAAGCAAGCGCATCCtcaagaaaaagacaaaaa cGGAGACTGTTTGGGAGGCAGTCCTTAGAAAGAGGAGCGAGAAAAAGAAAGCTAGAAAGGATCAGTCAAAGCACTTAGATGATGAAAACAGTGATTCTGATAAGGAAGAAGCATCTCAACAAGATGATGATGATTTCTTTGTTGAAGAGCCTTTAGATAGTGAAAGTAGCAAGCAAAAGAAGGGTCTGAAGGGTAAAAAGGGCCAAAAAGGCAGTAGAAAAGATAGAGACGAATCtcctgagagagagaaggagagagaagcgAGTAGGGCAGAATTGGAACTGCTATTTGCTGATGATCAGGATGTGGATCAGGGTCCCAAGGGCTTTAATTTGAAGCCCAAGAAGGTGAAGAGCAAGAAGGGGAAGGAGAAGTCTTCAGAGGACAAGCTTCCGAATGTAGATCTTAGTAATGATCCGAGGTTCGTTGAACTCTTTTCGTCTCATCTCTTTGCTTTGGACCCAACGGATCCAGAGTATAAAAG GAGTGCTAAAAGTTTGTTATATGTGGATTAA